One window from the genome of Variovorax sp. PAMC26660 encodes:
- the iaaH gene encoding indoleacetamide hydrolase gives MTVSRFISRAARLTALPFAAVLGLPAQAQPAAPDIATLTASQAVQQLCAGTLTSEQLVTAYIAQAKAKANLNALITLDEAGALKAARAADAQRKRGGACTPLAGLPVLIKDNIQVKGLPATAGTPALKGFVPDTDAPVVARLRAAGAVVLGKSNMHELAFGVTGYNPAFQTGPEVGVRNAYDASRIAGGSSSGNGAALGARMAPAALGTDTGGSVRIPCAFNGCASLRPTMGRYSQQGIAPISHTRDTAGPMAQSVADVALLDRVIAGGVPLKPADLKRVRLGVVPAFYANLDADTRATTDAALAKLRAAGVTLVDVEMPKLMELNGAIGFPLALYEAHDDMAAYLAKYRTGIDIAQLAAGIASPDVKGTFDAFVIPRKLPAPNGVVDAKPVYDNAMRVARPALQKLYRDTFAKNRLDALVFPTVPRVALAAAPEASSPENFGALIQNTDPGSNAGIPGVQLPSGLGATSGLPVGLELDGPAGSDRQLLAVGLAIEGVLGRLPAPK, from the coding sequence ATGACCGTTTCCAGATTCATCTCTCGCGCCGCACGGTTGACGGCACTGCCATTTGCCGCGGTGCTCGGCCTGCCGGCACAAGCGCAGCCCGCCGCACCCGACATCGCCACGTTGACCGCGAGCCAGGCCGTGCAGCAGCTTTGCGCGGGCACGCTGACCAGCGAGCAACTGGTGACCGCCTACATCGCGCAGGCCAAAGCCAAGGCCAACCTCAACGCCCTCATCACGCTCGACGAAGCGGGTGCGCTGAAGGCGGCGCGTGCGGCCGATGCGCAGCGCAAGCGCGGTGGTGCCTGCACGCCGCTTGCGGGGCTGCCGGTGCTCATCAAGGACAACATCCAGGTCAAGGGCCTGCCCGCGACGGCCGGCACGCCCGCGCTCAAGGGCTTCGTGCCCGACACCGATGCGCCGGTGGTCGCCAGGCTGCGTGCGGCCGGTGCGGTCGTGCTCGGCAAGTCGAACATGCACGAGCTGGCCTTCGGCGTGACCGGCTACAACCCGGCGTTCCAGACCGGGCCCGAGGTGGGCGTGCGCAATGCCTATGACGCGAGCCGCATCGCAGGCGGTTCGTCGTCGGGCAACGGCGCTGCGCTCGGTGCGCGCATGGCACCGGCTGCGCTGGGCACCGACACCGGCGGGTCGGTGCGCATTCCTTGCGCCTTCAACGGCTGCGCGTCGCTGCGGCCCACCATGGGGCGTTATTCGCAGCAGGGCATCGCACCGATCTCGCACACGCGCGACACGGCAGGGCCGATGGCGCAGTCGGTGGCCGATGTCGCGCTGCTCGACCGCGTGATCGCCGGTGGCGTGCCGCTCAAGCCCGCCGACCTGAAGCGCGTGCGGCTCGGCGTGGTGCCAGCCTTCTACGCGAACCTCGATGCGGACACGCGCGCCACCACCGATGCCGCACTGGCCAAGCTGCGCGCGGCCGGCGTCACGCTGGTGGATGTGGAGATGCCGAAGCTGATGGAACTGAACGGTGCCATCGGCTTTCCGCTCGCGCTCTACGAGGCGCACGACGACATGGCGGCCTACCTTGCGAAGTACCGCACCGGCATCGACATCGCACAGCTCGCGGCCGGCATCGCCAGCCCCGACGTCAAGGGCACCTTCGACGCCTTCGTGATCCCGCGCAAGCTGCCGGCACCGAATGGCGTGGTCGATGCAAAGCCGGTCTACGACAACGCCATGCGCGTTGCCCGGCCTGCGTTGCAGAAGCTCTACCGCGACACCTTCGCGAAGAACAGGCTCGACGCACTGGTGTTCCCCACAGTGCCGCGTGTGGCGTTGGCGGCCGCACCCGAAGCCAGCAGCCCCGAGAACTTCGGTGCGCTGATCCAGAACACCGACCCGGGCAGCAATGCCGGCATTCCCGGCGTGCAGTTGCCTTCGGGCCTGGGCGCGACCAGCGGCCTGCCGGTGGGGCTGGAGCTGGACGGTCCTGCAGGCAGCGACCGCCAACTGCTGGCCGTGGGCCTGGCCATCGAAGGCGTGCTCGGCCGCCTGCCTGCGCCGAAGTGA
- a CDS encoding metallophosphoesterase codes for MSGRVGRPWVRIGAALVLAALAGWGFVIEPRWVAARVEPLSSTAWTAPAGLKVAVAGDWHLTTRSAWRITSVERAAQIVEKINAAQPDVILLPGDFLAGSGDDEALSIEEMAAVFGRLKAPQGVYAVLGNHDWWHDGKRTTEALSAQGIHVLENASVRLPGHEVWVVGIGDHSTGHSQPDRALAGVPAGAPTLVMMHDPFSFATMPRTQGLVVASHTHGGQIRVPGHGALVVPGAAPREWAYGWIAHKNKRMYVTSGLGVSILPVRFNMRPEWVMFQ; via the coding sequence GTGAGCGGGCGCGTCGGACGTCCCTGGGTTCGGATCGGCGCGGCACTTGTGCTGGCGGCGCTGGCTGGCTGGGGCTTCGTCATCGAGCCGCGCTGGGTCGCGGCGCGCGTCGAGCCGTTGAGTTCGACTGCGTGGACCGCGCCCGCGGGCCTGAAAGTCGCGGTCGCGGGTGACTGGCATCTCACCACGCGGTCGGCGTGGCGCATCACCAGCGTCGAACGGGCCGCGCAGATCGTCGAGAAGATCAATGCTGCGCAGCCCGATGTGATCCTTCTGCCCGGCGACTTCCTCGCGGGTTCGGGCGACGACGAGGCGCTGTCCATCGAAGAGATGGCCGCCGTGTTCGGTCGCCTCAAGGCACCACAAGGCGTGTACGCCGTGCTGGGCAATCACGACTGGTGGCATGACGGCAAGCGCACGACCGAGGCCCTGTCCGCGCAGGGCATCCACGTGCTGGAGAACGCCTCGGTGCGCCTGCCCGGTCATGAGGTCTGGGTGGTCGGCATCGGAGACCACTCCACCGGCCATTCGCAACCAGACAGGGCTTTGGCAGGCGTGCCGGCCGGCGCCCCGACGCTGGTCATGATGCATGACCCCTTCAGCTTCGCGACCATGCCGCGTACGCAGGGGCTGGTGGTGGCCTCGCATACGCACGGCGGGCAGATCCGCGTGCCCGGCCATGGCGCGCTGGTTGTGCCCGGTGCGGCGCCGCGCGAATGGGCCTACGGGTGGATCGCGCACAAGAACAAGCGCATGTATGTCACCAGCGGGCTCGGCGTGAGCATCCTCCCGGTGCGCTTCAACATGCGGCCCGAGTGGGTGATGTTCCAGTAG
- a CDS encoding acyl-CoA dehydrogenase family protein encodes MLLSADQEAIRDAVRDFSQAELWPNAPKWDREHSFPKEAHQGLAALGAYGICVPEEHGGAGLDYLTLALVLEEIAAGDGGTSTAISVTNCPVNAILMRYGNAQQKKKWLEPLAQGHMLGAFCLTEPQAGSDASSLRTTARKDGDAYVIDGVKQFITSGKNGQVAIVIAVTDKGAGKRGMSAFIVPTDAPGYAATRLEDKLGQHSSDTAQINFDGCRIPAENLIGAEGEGYKIALGALEGGRIGIAAQSVGMARSAFDVALAYAKERQAFGGAIFDQQAVGFRLAECATQLEAARQLIWHAASLRDAGLPCLKEAAMAKLFASEMAERVCSAAIQTLGGYGYVNDFPLERIYRDVRVCQIYEGTSDIQKLLIQRALA; translated from the coding sequence ATGCTGCTCAGCGCCGACCAGGAAGCCATCCGCGACGCGGTACGCGATTTTTCGCAAGCCGAACTGTGGCCCAACGCCCCCAAGTGGGACCGTGAGCACAGCTTTCCGAAGGAAGCGCACCAAGGCCTCGCGGCGCTGGGTGCCTACGGCATCTGCGTGCCCGAGGAGCATGGCGGCGCCGGCCTGGACTACCTCACGCTCGCGCTGGTGCTGGAAGAAATCGCGGCCGGCGACGGCGGCACCAGCACCGCCATCAGCGTGACCAACTGCCCGGTCAACGCGATCCTCATGCGCTATGGCAACGCGCAGCAGAAAAAGAAGTGGCTTGAGCCGCTGGCGCAGGGCCACATGCTCGGCGCCTTCTGCCTCACCGAGCCGCAGGCCGGCAGCGATGCATCGAGCCTGCGCACCACCGCGCGCAAGGACGGCGACGCCTACGTGATCGACGGCGTGAAGCAGTTCATCACCAGTGGCAAGAACGGCCAGGTGGCCATCGTCATAGCCGTCACCGACAAGGGCGCGGGCAAGCGCGGCATGAGCGCGTTCATCGTGCCGACCGACGCGCCCGGCTACGCAGCGACGCGGCTGGAAGACAAGCTCGGCCAACACAGCAGCGACACCGCGCAGATCAACTTCGACGGCTGCCGCATCCCGGCAGAGAACCTGATCGGCGCCGAAGGTGAGGGCTACAAGATCGCGCTCGGCGCGCTCGAAGGCGGCCGCATCGGCATCGCGGCGCAGAGCGTCGGCATGGCACGCAGCGCCTTCGACGTGGCGCTGGCCTATGCCAAGGAGCGCCAGGCTTTCGGCGGCGCGATCTTCGACCAGCAGGCCGTGGGCTTTCGCCTCGCCGAATGCGCCACGCAGCTCGAAGCCGCGCGCCAACTGATCTGGCACGCCGCGAGCCTGCGCGATGCCGGCCTGCCCTGCCTGAAGGAAGCGGCCATGGCCAAGCTCTTCGCGAGCGAGATGGCCGAACGCGTGTGCAGCGCCGCGATCCAGACGCTGGGCGGCTACGGCTACGTGAACGACTTTCCGCTGGAGCGCATCTACCGCGACGTGCGTGTGTGCCAGATTTATGAAGGCACGTCGGACATCCAGAAGCTGCTGATTCAACGCGCGCTGGCGTGA
- a CDS encoding glutamate carboxypeptidase, translated as MRPSIHRTALAALLATAFLAPAASWAQKRDNVLFQAATDEQPAVIKTLEKLVNIETGTGDAEGLASAGTYLEGELKNLGFTVTRSKSAGIVVGDNIVGKIKGRGGKNLLLLSHMDTVYLKGILAKAPFRVEGDKAYGPGIADDKGGNAVILHTLKLLKDYGVRDYGTITVLFNTDEEKGSFGSRDLIQEEAKLADYVLSFEPTSAGDEKLSLGTSGIAYVQVNITGKASHAGAAPELGVNALVEASDLVLRTMSIDDKSKNLRFNWTIAKAGNVSNIIPASATLNADVRYARNEDFDAAMKTLEERAQQKKLPEADVKVLITRGRPAFNAGEGGKKLVDKAVGYYKEAGGTLGVEERTGGGTDAAYAALSGKPVIESLGLPGFGYHSDKAEYVDISAIPRRLYMAARLIMDLGSGK; from the coding sequence CGGTGATCAAGACGCTGGAGAAGCTCGTCAACATCGAAACCGGCACAGGTGACGCCGAGGGCCTTGCCTCCGCCGGCACGTACCTCGAAGGCGAACTCAAGAACCTGGGCTTCACCGTCACGCGCAGCAAGTCGGCCGGCATCGTCGTGGGCGACAACATCGTGGGCAAGATCAAGGGCCGTGGCGGCAAGAACCTGCTGTTGCTCTCGCACATGGACACCGTGTACCTGAAGGGCATCCTCGCCAAGGCGCCGTTCCGCGTCGAAGGCGACAAGGCCTACGGCCCCGGCATCGCCGACGACAAGGGCGGCAACGCCGTCATCCTGCACACGCTCAAGCTGCTCAAGGACTACGGCGTGCGCGACTACGGCACCATCACCGTGCTGTTCAACACCGACGAAGAAAAGGGCTCCTTCGGCTCGCGCGACCTGATCCAGGAAGAAGCCAAGCTGGCCGACTACGTGCTCTCGTTCGAGCCCACCAGCGCCGGCGACGAAAAGCTCTCGCTCGGCACCTCGGGCATTGCCTACGTGCAGGTCAACATCACCGGCAAGGCCTCGCATGCGGGCGCCGCACCCGAGCTGGGTGTGAACGCGCTGGTCGAGGCCTCCGACCTCGTGCTGCGCACCATGAGCATCGACGACAAGTCGAAGAACCTTCGCTTCAACTGGACCATCGCCAAGGCCGGCAATGTGTCGAACATCATTCCGGCCAGCGCCACGTTGAATGCCGACGTGCGCTACGCGCGCAATGAAGACTTCGACGCCGCCATGAAGACGCTGGAAGAGCGCGCGCAGCAGAAGAAGCTGCCCGAAGCCGACGTCAAGGTGCTCATCACCCGCGGTCGCCCGGCCTTCAATGCCGGCGAAGGCGGCAAGAAGCTGGTCGACAAGGCCGTGGGCTATTACAAGGAAGCGGGCGGCACGTTGGGCGTGGAAGAACGCACCGGCGGCGGCACCGACGCGGCCTATGCGGCGCTCTCGGGCAAGCCCGTGATCGAAAGCCTGGGCCTGCCGGGCTTCGGCTATCACAGCGACAAGGCCGAGTACGTGGATATCAGCGCCATTCCGCGCCGCCTGTACATGGCAGCGCGCCTGATCATGGATCTGGGCTCGGGCAAGTAA